Proteins encoded by one window of Chanos chanos chromosome 7, fChaCha1.1, whole genome shotgun sequence:
- the LOC115816342 gene encoding butyrophilin subfamily 1 member A1-like, translating into MEQFQVVGADGPLVVGAGEDVILPCSLKPNISAVDMTVEWFRLHTSDSLVHLYENGVDNNKNQIKSYRGRTSLFKEELQKGNASLKLSRVKVTDEGKYKCFIQSKSRQDDTIVQVIVEALGTYPVISIEDFSSFEGLSLLCEIKGWNPEPEVLWLDSDGNLLPADDTETLRDTERFHVKKRVTVQDSNTNRFYCRVILRDHMKETEIVISSNIFDTWRTQVIWTVVLVLVIAIGLIVSCWAFPRYKENKRIIDEEFNRTRRKYAKDVTLDPDTANPNLIVSDDEKQVKFGQRKQDLPDNPRRFNMFYTLGKEGFSSGRFYYEVQVNGKTEWALGVATKSVDRRSDNKPRPEKGYWILSMRDGKEYKPLVDPRVLLSLKRKPQKVGVFVDYEEGVVSFYDVETKSHICSFTDQSFTEEIYPYFSPGISYQVINSAPLIITTVSRK; encoded by the exons ATGG AGcagtttcaggttgttggtGCAGATGGCCCTCTTGTTGTTGGAGCTGGTGAAGATGtgattctgccctgttctctcaaacccaacatcagtgctgtggacatgacagtggagtggtttagacTCCATACATCAGATTCACTGGTGCACTTATACGAAAATGGTGTTGACAATAACAAAAATCAGATTAAGTCTTACAGAGGAaggacatcactgtttaaagaagAACTACAGAAAGGCAAcgcttcattaaaactctccagagtgaaAGTCACTGATGAaggaaaatacaaatgttttatcCAGTCTAAAAGCCGGCAAGATGATACTATTGTTCAAGTCATCGTGGAAG CTTTAGGAACCTACCCAGTGATCTCTATAGAGGACTTCAGCAGTTTTGAGGGACtcagtctactgtgtgaaaTTAAAGGCTGGAACCCTGAACCTGAAGTTCTGTGGCTGGACAGTGATGGAAACCTTCTCCCTGCTGAtgatacagagacactcagagacacagaaagatttcatgttaaaaaacgtgtcactgtacaggacagtaacaccaacagGTTCTACTGCAGAGTAATACTGAGAGACCATATGAAGGAAACAGAGATTGTTATATCAA GTAACATTTTTGATACCTGGAGGACTCAGGTGATCTGGACTGTAGTTTTAGTTTTGGTCATTGCCATTGGGTTAATTGTAAGCTGCTGGGCTTTTCCTAGATACAAAG agaaTAAGAGGATAATTGATGAAG agtttaaCAGGACACGACGAAAATATGCAA aggatgtgactctggatcctgatacaGCAAATCCCAACCTCATTGTGTCTGATGATGAGAAACAAGTGAAATTtggacaaagaaaacaagatctccctgacaacccaaGGAGGTTTAACATGTTCTATACCCTTGGAAAGgaggggttctcctcagggagattttaTTATGAGGTGCAGGTCAATGGGAAAACTGAGTGGGCTTTAGGAGTGGCCACAAAGTCAGTGGACAGGAGGAGTGACAATAAACCACGTCCAGAGAAAGGATACTGGATTTTGAGTATGAGGGATGGGAAAGAGTATAAACCTCTTGTTGATCCccgtgtcctcctctctctgaaacggaaaccccagaaggtgggggtgtttgtggattatgaggagggtgtGGTCTCCTTCTATGATGTGGAGACCAAATCACATATCTGCTCTTTCACTgatcagtctttcactgaggaAATCTATCCATACTTTAGCCCTGGTATTAGTTATCAAGTTATAAACTCAGCTCCACTGATCATCACTACTGTCAGTCGAAAATGA